From one Vigna radiata var. radiata cultivar VC1973A unplaced genomic scaffold, Vradiata_ver6 scaffold_155, whole genome shotgun sequence genomic stretch:
- the LOC106752509 gene encoding uncharacterized protein LOC106752509 produces MAAPDFSYESLCIQYPDEDVPFVLKIGLIHLLPKFHGLVGECPHKHLKDFHYVCSSMRPQGVPKDQFFLRTFPYSLENAAREWMYCLAPRAITSWDDMKSCPHHQIPETLLLQYFYEGLNSLDRSMIDAASGGALGVTTPTEARQLIEKMASNSQQFGTRSDTIVVKGVHDIVTQSSSSYDRKLESKIDSLVSLVSQMASNQRPASPSTSVARHCGLCLSSEHYTDDCPALQQPTGHNASPAYAANIQTSRQPEQPNYDLSSNRWNNNAQQQQQPPLFENAAGPNKPYVPPHVQRYQRQQQHEIPAQPTLQLPMSSSELTLEELVKQMTIQNMQFQQESRAQLQQFQQFQQETRASTQETKASIQSLTNQMGQIATQLNQAQSQNSEKLPSQTVQNPRNASVITLRSRKQIVVPTESTPTPTPTPATCQRKEDQTGPSRKFQVGGPSSSPGGSSPLGGPSSSSTTTSVPPLLSERPIPLPFPPRAIPSKKMEEVDKEILETFRKVEVNIPLLDAIKQIQSMQNS; encoded by the exons atggctgcacctgatttTAGTTATGAAAGCTTGTgtatccaatatcctgatgaggacgtaccatttgttctcaagattGGACtcatccatttgttgcccaagtttcatggccttgtaGGTGAGTGTCCGCATAAGCATCTGAAAGATTTCCACTATGTGTGTTCATCCATGAGGCCTCAAGGTGTTCCTAAGGATCAATTCTTCTTAAGGACATTTCCTTATTCATTAGAGAATGCAGCAAGGGAGTGGATGTACTGCTTAGCGCCTAGAGCCATCACCAGTTGGGATGAtatgaagag CTGTCCTCACCATCAGATACCAGAGACACTCCTTCTCCAATATTTCTATGAAGGTCTCAATAGCTTGGATAGGAGTATgattgatgctgccagtggtggagcaCTAGGAGTTACGACTCCTACTGAAGCcaggcaattgattgagaagatggcttccaactcccagcagtttgGCACTAGGAGTGATACTATTGTGGTGAAGGGAGTACATGATATTGTTACCCAGTCTTCATCATCTTATGATAGGAAATTAGAAAGCAAGATTGACTCCCTTGTGAGTTTGGTGTCACAGATGGCTTCAAATCAGAGACCAGCATCTCCCTctacatctgttgcacgacatTGTGGTTTGTGTCTCTCCAGTGAGCACTATACAGATGACTGCCCTGCTTTGCAGCAACCTACTGGCCATAATGCATCTCCAGCCTATGCTGCAAACATACAAACTAGCAGGCAGCCAGAACAACcaaattatgacttgtccagcaacag atggaacaatAATGCACAACAGCAACAGCAACCACCACTTTTCGAGAATGCTGCAGGTCCTAACAAACCATATGTGCCTCCACATGTTCAGAGatatcagaggcaacaacagcaTGAGATTCCTGCTCAGCCAACTCTCCAACTTCCCATGTCTTCTTCTGAGCTTACCTTGGAGGAGTTGGTgaagcagatgactattcaaaATATGCAATTTCAGCAGGAATCCAGAGCTCAGCTTCAGCAGTTTCAGCAGTTTCAACAGGAAACAAGGGCCTCAACCCAAGAGACAAAAGCTTCCATCCAGAGCTTGACTAATCAGATGGGACAGATAGCCACACAGCTAAATCAGGCACAGTCACAAAATTCTGAGAAGTTACCATCTCAAACTGTGCAAAATCCTAGAAATGCGAGTGTCATCACCCTCAGATCTAggaagcagattgttgtgccCACTGAGTCAACTCCTACACCTACACCCACACCTGCTACTTGTCAAAGAAAAGAGGACCAGACTGGTCCAAGCAGGAAATTTCAGGTGGGTGGACCTTCTTCCTCTCCCGGTGGTTCTTCTCCTCTAGGtggaccttcttcttcttccaccaccactAGTGTGCCTCCTCTATTGTCTGAGCGACCTATACCTCTTCCCTTCCCTCCAAGGGCAATTCCTagcaaaaagatggaagaggtggaCAAGGAGATattggagaccttcaggaaggtagaggtgaacatacctctacttgatGCAATCAAACAAATCCAAAGTATGCAAAATTCATGA